From the Trifolium pratense cultivar HEN17-A07 linkage group LG4, ARS_RC_1.1, whole genome shotgun sequence genome, the window GGAAATAAAAGAAGCACATTAGATAGAGGTGACGGTACCTGTGAGTGTTCTGAGGCGTGAGTGttgacgctcaagtcagtataaGATAGAGTGAGAATAAAAAGATATTGAACTAAAAAATGTATAACTCTTTTACTAGGCACTAGTCAATCTATTTATAGCGAATGAATAATTAGGGAAGAATGACAATGATATTCTCTTATCTTGTGTCAAATCTCCCATTTTCAGTCTATTTTGTCCGCTCAGGACAATGAATTAGGAAAGTGAATGTTACCGTTCCCAAAGTTCCGTAGGCTTGAGCCTTTGGAAGGGGTTCCGACTAAGTTgtacttttatgtttttaactGAAAAGGGGTACcgaataggttttttttttttttttttgatggaTTAGACCTTTTGCCCAATTGAAAATTGTTACGATTATGTTAATTTTGCaagaaaaaaatggagagaaaattatttttttaactatattatAGAAAGTGAggaaaatagaataaaattaacatttttttttgtacatgaataaaattaatatttggtAATCCACTATTAGTGtccattttattaatatataattgacGACCAACTTTTCATCCTTATATCCACCcgtcttatttttattttatatttcaaaatactACTACTATAGTAGCTCTTCCAATTCCAATTTGGATTTATAATCTCAAGTTGTGTATTTAAAATTATCATAGAGTCTCCAAATCACACACTAAAGAAAACTTTACAAAAGTAAATTCTtttccacaatttttttaataggacTTGTCTTTAGAAAAGATGCTTGTTTTGTCAATATTATAGTTACAAATTTCAGGAGAAAGGTAGGTAGAATTTAAGATGATTTTCCGTTATATATCCTTTACTTAGCATGTTTGGCCTCTGCACAAATTGAGAGCCAcaatctaattttattttaatatggtTTAATTTCATTTCACAACAACCactattaacaaattaattgattaaatttgtGGCTATTATAAGGCAATGCTAAATACAAGTACTAAGATATATCCCTTGGCAACAATACCATGATGAGTTTGTTTTGCCAGAATAAGGATTTGATGTTCAATAAATGTTAAGGTACCCCACGAAACCACGAAACCTTAAGGAGTTTTAACCAAACGACACATAAGCAAATGTGGTCTTAGAAGATGCCATGTAAGattagaaaaaaattggttgatcaAGAGAATGCCATGTATGAAAGTTTCCATGAgaaaaaactcctaaacatataaataatagattaatggtagaagggttttttttttctcaaaaatctcatttttatgaAGTCCGcaacttaagtagcggatgttataaaaatgagaaaatttcatgttatgaggtgtttttttctttctcaaattgCATaattttataacgtccgctacttaagtagagaactgATAAAAATCATGGTAGAGTGTTTTTTTTccctcaaatttcacatttttataacgtccgctacttaaatagtgaatgGTAAAAATCTTGGTAGGgtgttttttcctcaaaatttctcatttttataacgttcgcTACCGCTAAGTAACGAAAAAGTAAAATGGAAAACGCGTAGGGCGGATGAATAACCGATTGGGTGGTAAATATAAATCTCGAATCATACTACTTTATTGAATGGGCCTTGAAATGAATGATGCAAATAAAGTGACAAGGGACTtgtccaaaaaaataaagagaataaGGAAATGAATaatgcttattttttttttgtctaaaggaaaaataaaataaatataagaaaaagataCAAAGACAGGGGACATTAAACCTGACCTGCCAATTCCTATTCAGGATGTCCTTGATATTATTGATGATGGCTGCATAGTGGTGCCACTCATCAACTGGTGCCGTCCACATTCAAAATGATACCGGTGCCGCCATGAGCATTCCATCGCACAAGCTTGGGTACCACTGTAGTATGTTAACCTTATTGAATCTACTgtcaataattattttgaatttttaatgaaaatgaaactaaatTATACCATTCAAGTTGGCTATAAATATTAATGTTACATTCCTTACCATTTCATACAATcacactttcttttcttttctttgtgttAAACAAAGCATTAACACTTTCCACAAAATCTGCATTGCATTGATGAAGCAATATCAATCATTCATGAGTTGGTTGCTTCTGTTTTTGCATCTTTTCCTTttcacttcttcttcttcttcttctttcaatttcttATGTCATCATGATGAGAGCTCTGCTTTGCTTCAATTCAAGTCTTCCTTCACTATATATATCCCTTATTCTGATTACGGTGAACTTTATCATCTGAAAACAGCAACATGGAAAAATGGGAGTGATTGTTGTTCCTGGAATGGTGTCACCTGTGACACCATCTCTGGTCACGTGGTTGGTCTCAACCTTGGCTGTGAAGGCATTGAAGGTACGTTACATCCTAATAGTACCCTTTTCCATCTTACTCACCTTCAATCACTTAACCTTTCTTACATTGATTTCTATCCTTCTCCTCCTTTTCATTTTAAGTTTGGTAGGTTTCTCAGTCTTAAACATCTAGACTTGTCTAAATGTAACTTTAAAGGTGAAGTTCCTATTCAAATCTCACATCTTTCTAAATTAGAATCActtcatctctctttgaatGATGAGTTAGTTTGGAAAGAGACTACCTTGAAGAGGCTTGTACAAAATGCAACAAATTTAAGGGAGTTGCTTCTGGACGAAACTCATATGTCCTCAATAAGACCAAACTCCATcgttttgatcttcaatcaaTCTTCCTCTTTGATTACTCTTAATCTTCATAACTCAAGATTAAGtggaaaattgaaaaagagtctttTTTGTTTACCAAATATTCAACAGCTAGATATGTCACATAATGCCAACCTCGAAGGCCAACTTCCAGAATTGAGTTGCAGCTCTTTTCTTAGAATCTTGGATCTATCAGGATGTCAATTCAATGGGCCAATTCCTCTGTCTTTTTCTAACTTCACACACCTTACTTTCCAAGatatttcaagaaataatcttAACGGTTCAATCTCATCCTCACTTTTAACTCTTCCACATCTAACTCATTTATCTCTCTCTTCCAATGATCTTAGTGGTCAAATTCCAAATGTATTTCCTCTGTCAAATAGATTTCAAGAACTATACTTGAGTTCCAACAAAATTGGAGGTGAGATACCATCATCACTTTCAAACCTTCAACAACTTACTGTCTTAGATCTTTCATCCAATTTATTTTCAGGTCAAATCCCAGATGTGTTTAGTAGGATGACTCAACTAGTTAAATTAGATTTCTCTGATAATAAATTAGAGGGTCCCTTACCCAACAAAATTACAGGTTTCCAAAACCTAACTCAGttaaatttaaatgacaacTTACTAAATGGAACAATTCCTTTGTGGTGTTTATCCTTGCCATCTTTGATAAAAGTAGATCTATCAAACAATCGACTTACATGGCATGTCGATGATGCATTCTCATCAAATTCCTTAGAGGAACTGTATCAAAATAACAACATGTTACAAGGAAATATTCCAGAATCCATTTTCAGACTTGCAAATCTAAAAGTCTTGTGGTTACATTCAAACAACTTGAGTGGTCTTGTCAATTTTCAAATCTTCTCCAAACTTCAAAATCTGTCAGATTTATCCCTTTCATGGAATAGTCAATTGTCACTAAACTTTGAATCTAATGTCTACAATAGTTTTAATCTATTTGTATTAGAATTAGCTTCTGTCAATCTGATCAAATTCCACAAATTACAAGGAAATTTCACAAATTTGGAAGATCTTGATCTTTctaataacaaacttaatggaatgCCCAAATGCTTAATTGAAACAGGTCACTTGCAATTTTTTAACCTCTCTCAAAACTTGTTCACGTCAACAGATCAATTGATTGAAATGGCAGTGAACAATGATAATCTCTATATACTTGATCTTAGTTTTAATTTACTGAATGGTGACATCCCTTTGGCAGTTTGCAATATAAATTCTGAACTTGAATTTCTGAACTTGGGACACAACAATTTGAGTGGTATCATTCCACaatgtttttcaaattttcaatcccTTCAGTTTTTGGATCTACAGATGAACAAATTTCATGCCACTTTGCCAAGTAACTTTTCCGAGTACATTACCATTCTAAATCTTAATGGAAACCTATTAGAAGGCCTTTTGCCTAAATCTTTGTCCCATTGCAAATACCTGAAAATTTTAAATCTTGGAAGCAACAGATTAGAAGACAAATTTCCCGACTGGCTTCAAACTCTACAAGATTTGAAAGTGCTGGTTTTGAGAGACAACAGGTTCCATGGTCCCATTGCCAATTTAAAGATCAAACATCTATTTCCAAGTTTAGTCATTTTTGATATCTCGGGCAACAATTTTAGTGGTTTTCTACCAAAAGCCTATTTCAAAAATTATGAAGCCATGAAGAATGTTACTCAAGTTGGTGGGGATAGCAGTTTGATATACATGGATCCTTGGTGTTCAGAGTACTATGACGGATGCAGTACTGATTCTGTGACTGTGACAACAAAAGGTAACGAAATGACACTGGTGAGAATTCCAAAATTGTTTGTAAGTATTGATTTGTCAAGAAACAATTTTGAAGGAGAGATTCCAAATGCTATTGGAGAGCTTCATGCACTCAAAGGCCTTAACCTTTCCCATAATAGACTCGTCGGTCATATTCCCCAATCCATCGGAAACTTGACAAACTTGGAATCTTTGGATCTTTCATCGAATATGTTAGCCGGTGTGATTCCTGCAGCATTAGCCAATTTGGGCTTTCTTGAAGTATTGAATCTTTCAAATAACCATCTTGTGGGAGAAATACCTCAAGGACCACAATTCAATACATTTACAAATGATTCATATGAAGGAAACTTGGGGCTATGTGGATTTCCATTGTCAAAGAAATGTGGACCTGAACCTCATTCTCCACCTCCACCTCCAGCCAACAACTTTAGGAGTGAAGAgaaatttggatttggatggAAACCAGTGGCAATTGGATATGGATGTGGATTTGTGATTGGAATAGGCATTggatattttgtgttttttattggAAAGCCAAGATGGCTTGTGATGCTATTTGGTGGTCAGCCTAAGAGAAGAGTGAACAGGAGGAGGATTAGAGTGAGGAGAACCAATGGTTCTACTCAGATGGTGCCAATGTCATAGTTTCATTTTTGTGGTTTGATTTTGGGTTGTAAGTTTGTAATCTGAATGAATATATTGTGTGTTTTTATCCATATGTAATTTAGCTAGAATTCATAAGTTTTATCCCATTTAATCATCTCTTTACAATGAGCTCCGAAACATCGGAAGGAGCCAAGCATCAACAACAAAGATATTGCAGTTCAGTTCATGCAGTGTTGGTTTCTACTTTATACCGAATGGCTAAGATTGTTGTTTAGTTAATTAACCATTGTCAAGCCAATTTTGTTCACGTTCTTGATTTCACTTAAccttttatttatgaaaataaaaagctaTATATAGCACTCTCTCTAAACTAAACTAGTTACCTTGTGTAGCAAGTAACTGTCATGTAAGTTAGGTATCCTAACAAACCCTTCTAACTAACTTCTATTACAATAAGGATTGAATTACACTTGCATTATGATTAAAATAGTAGTGATGATCCTTCCACACAGACCAATAATCATCATAAAATAGAGTATTGAAGTAGCTCCAAATATGAACATGTAAAGCCATTGACAACTCATGAACACCTGTTGTAGATTAATTTCAATTATGTCCAAAGAATCAAAACTACCATGCTTTTTAAAGGTATTAGCATGCTCTTGAACACAATCATAAATTAGGTGTAtcttgtaatagaaataggtgAACCCAGTCACAAACTTGACATTGCTGAACGTGGATGCAAGTTCAACAAGATCAGGTGTATCTTGTAATAAAGCTAAATTAACTAGTTGTGTTTCCAAAAAATAGCCAGACATTTGATCAAACACCAGGAGGACAATAAGCTAAATTAACAAGTCACAACGAATCAAAGACAGAGTCCCAAATATATCCATGAGTGTATAGgacaaagcaaaaaaaaaagtaaaaagaggGACCAAGCAATTGTGGGATCAGAACTTAAAATTagcttaaaaatcaaaatcaaagttcCAAAATCAATAACACAAAGTTCCAAACACTAACTCAAAATCAAAAACTCAAAGCTTAAAATTAAACAGCATTTGTTGTTTGTAATATAATGAATTATAGGTTTTCATATCAAGTTCTAATTTTTCATGCATATGGGTTTATCCTaagtaatataataattatttaattatttctcaGCATGAATGATCCATAAATATTGTGATATTGTTGTCACCTTGTTGATTTTATTCTGATATATGTTTGTTAATGTTAATAATATCATATCTTTTAATTGATGATGACAACTGCAATTGCGACCGAAATATAATTAACCAATTTAGGTTTCCTTGAATTCTTGGATCTTTCAAATAACCATCTTGTGGGAAAAATACCTCAAGGAAAGCAGTTTGATACGTTTACAAATGATTCCTATGAAGGAAACTCAGAGTTATGTGTTTTTAATTGGAAAATTTTCTGGTGCACATACAACCTATAATAACTATGCCTCACATCACATTCTTGCGTGTTGGAAATTGGAATCTAAAATGAATAACAAGTCACactaacttttatttttggttaacTTCacttgttattttgtttttcatctataaaAGGGCATTAGGATGTCAATGCCTTCTTggtatataaaatttgtattaaattatatattttataacatCGAGTAAAAGAAGAATATGTTTTGATGAATATGAGTATGAAAACAATCAGTTAGGTGTCTGGTCACAACTCACAAATTTGGATCTTTTGTAGCGGTTGCATAGGCGCAAAGCTGTTGGATATTAGATCGAAATGGATGTGATTGATTCTAGATTTTAATCCAACGTCTTGTACATACCGTTCAACACTTAAATTTCAACAAGTTTTGAAGGACCAGAAGCTAAAGTTTTGACTTGTATATTGTGCTTTTAGCTGGTTATTATTATTGAGAAGCACATTAATCCACCATTGAAGGTAGAGTCATAGAAATTAATGGGAGAGGAAGGATTTAGAGACAACGCTCCGTTGATTGATCGCTACTCTTCTTCCGGCGAGGTGTTAGTTGAAGAGCCTTTCAGGAGAACAGGTgattaacttttgcttataattctACTCTATGACTAATAATTTGTACTTCCTCCCTCAAAAGTGCTTTTGTATGTAAAAGTATACTACTGTGACTAATTTTCTTCATAATTCCTTCTAACAATTTCTACATCTACTTTTCATGCATCAGCTCTGCAACCTGCTGATAGTATATTATTGATTAGCTAATAATCTTATGGTATATTAATTAAATCAGTAAAGAACATATTGTTTGACTGGTTGGTGTATATGGATGAATGGAAGCTACCATGCTACTATAGTATTTTACTAGAATTTGAGAGCTAAAGACTCATGGTTGCACTTGTAGAAATGGAAGAATTATGGGGAGTGTAACAGGAGTACCAGCTTCAAATATTGCAGACAAATTATGGTTAGTCTTTCAAGCACTTGGTGATATTGCATTTGCTTATCCATACACTGTCATCCTCCTTGAAATACAGGTACCCTTTGTATTCTAATTGTGTCCGACACATGTCAGTTTCCGACACCGACACATTTAGTTACATTCCGTTACTTTCATTTGCTCAAATTCTTATCAGTGTCGTGTCTGGTGTCTGCCCGTTGTTTATATTAATATACAAAGTTTAAGGTTGAATTAAAGAATtgaattctattttttttcctattgaACAAAGGACACTCTAGAGTCTCCTCCAGCAGAACACAAGACAATGAAAAAGGCCTCCATGATTGCTATCTTGATTACAACATTCTTCTACCTTTGTTGTGCATGCTTTGGATATGCAGCTTTTGGAAATCAAACTCCAGGAAACCTCTTGACAGGTTTTGGATTTTATGAGCCTTATTGGCTCATCGACTTTGGTAATGCTTGCATTGTTCTTCATTTGGTTGGAGGATATCAGGTAATACTCCTACTAATCACACTTGACATTTTATAGTTAACACCTATGAAGCATGAACACTCCTCAAATTAGCGTGTCCTGGTGTCGGACACACGtccgtgtcggacaccgacatgacaccgacacttatgattacattgaattatgtcactttctcaaattattatcggtgtcaacgTGTCAATGTCTCTGTTTGTGTCCTTGCTTCGTAGGTtaatgttaagaagtctcacatcggttgcgat encodes:
- the LOC123919872 gene encoding receptor like protein 28-like is translated as MKQYQSFMGWLLLFLHLFLFTSSSSSSSSSSSSSSSSSSSSSSSSSSSSSSSSFNFLCHHDESSNLLQFKSSFDINTYSYCDEPASKTATWKNGTDCCSWNGVTCDTISGHVIGLNLGCEGIEGTLHPNSTLFHLPHLQSLNLSYIHFFGSPFHFKFGGFLSLKHLDLSACTFEGEVPLQISHLSKLESLYLSMNRYLVWKETTLKRLVQNATNLTDLFLDETNMSSIRPNSIDLIFNQSSSLVTLNLLATELSGKLKKICLPNIQELYMSYNYLEGQLPELSCSNSLRILDLPQCQFKGSIPLSFSNLTHLTSLTISSNNLNGSIPSSLLTLPNLTYLSLSSNDLSGQIPNVFPQSNRFQELDLSDNKIGGEIPSSLSNLQQLTDLYLSSNLFSGQIPDVFSRMTQLVKLDFSDNKLEGPLPNKITGFQNLTQLNLNDNLLNGTIPLWCLSLPSLIKVDLSNNRLTWHVDDAFSSNSLEELYQNNNMLQGNIPESIFRLANLKVLWLHSNNLSGLVNFQIFSKLQNLSDLSLSWNSQLSLNFESNVYNSFNLFVLELASVNLIKFHKLQGNFTNLEDLDLSNNKLNGMPKCLIETGHLQFFNLSQNLFTSTDQLIEMAVNNDNLYILDLSFNLLNGDIPLAVCNINSELEFLNLGHNNLSGIIPQCFSNFQSLQFLDLQMNKFHATLPSNFSEYITILNLNGNLLEGLLPKSLSHCKYLKILNLGSNRLEDKFPDWLQTLQDLKVLVLRDNRFHGPIANLKIKHLFPSLVIFDISGNNFSGFLPKAYFKNYEAMKNVTQVGGDSSLIYMDPWCSEYYDGCSTDSVTVTTKGNEMTLVRIPKLFVSIDLSRNNFEGEIPNAIGELHALKGLNLSHNRLVGHIPQSIGNLTNLESLDLSSNMLAGVIPAALANLGFLEVLNLSNNHLVGEIPQGPQFNTFTNDSYEGNLGLCGFPLSKKCGPEPHSPPPPPANNFRSEEKFGFGWKPVAIGYGCGFVIGIGIGYFVFFIGKPRWLVMLFGGQPKRRVNRRRIRVRRTNGSTQMVPMS